In Pseudoroseomonas cervicalis, the DNA window CTGCCGCGCCAGGACGCGGCGTATTTCCCGAACTTGCCGGTGTTCGAGAACGCCATGCAGCGCAGCCTGTGCTCGCCGCTCTGGGATGCGGACAGGGAGATCAACTCGGCACGCGCGCGGCTGGTAACCTTCATCGCCCCCAGCCTGCCGCGCCTCGACTTCATCACCCTGCGGGACGAATCGAGCGCCAAGACCGACAGCCGCGAGCAGGAATGGCGCGCCGACGACATCGCCCGGCTGCTGAGCCGGCACATGCTGCCGCTGGCCTTCGCCGTGCTGGGCGCCGGCGTCTCGATCCTGCGCGACTTCACCCAGCGCATGCATGCCAGCGTGCTGGCGCCGCGCGACCTGCCCATGGCGTTCAGCCGGCTGGCGCTCGGCATCGCCGCCGGGCTGGCGATGGGGCTGTTCCAGTCCGATCTCGGCGTGGTGCCGGAGCTGGGCGGCATCACCGCCCCCGCCGCGGCGCGCGGCGGCTGGACGCAGCATGGCCTGGCCTTCCTGGCCGGCTACGGGCTGGATGCGGTGTTCAGCTTCCTCGACGACCAGCTGCGCCGGCTGCGCCGCAGCACCGACCCGGCCCAGGGCAGCGGGGTGGCGGCGGCCGGCGCGGGGCGGCCCGCCGGCGCCGCCTGAGGGAGCGTGGACCGGGCGACCCCCGCGGCCCCGCCCCCGCTTGACCTGGCCGTCCCGGCACGGGAAGGCTGGCGGCCATGTCCGCCCCCGCCCTGATCGTGCTGACCGGCGCCGGCATTTCCGCCGAATCCGGCCTGGCCACCTTTCGCGACCCGAACGGGCTCTGGGCCCGCCACCGCATCGAGGATGTGGCGACGCCCGAGGCCTTCGCCCGCGACCCGGCGCGGGTGCACGCCTTCTACAATGCCCGCCGCGCCCAGCTGCGCGACCCGGGCGTGCAGCCCAATGACGCGCATCGCGCGCTGGCCCGGCTGCTTGCCGAATGGCCCGGCGAGGCGCTGCTGGTGACGCAGAATGTCGACGACCTGCATGCCCGCGCCATGCCGGGCGAGGCCGCGGCCCGGCTGCTGCCGATGCATGGCGAGCTGCGCAAGGCGCGCTGCCTGCGCTGCGGCGCCGTGCTGCCCTGGGAGGCGGATCTCTCCACCGCCACCCCCTGCCCCGCCTGCGGCGCCACGGGCGGGCTGCGGCCGCATGTGGTCTGGTTCGGCGAGACGCCGCTCGGCCTCGACCGGATCGAGGCGGCGATGGCGCGCTGCGGGCTGTTCCTGTCGGTCGGCACCTCGGGCCAGGTCTATCCGGCGGCCGGTTTCGTCGCCGCGCTGCGCGGCCGGGCCGAGACGCTGGAGCTGAATCTGGAGCCGAGCCTCGGCAGCCACCTGTTCGACCATGCCGAGCACGGGCCGGCGACGGAGATCGTCCCGGCGGCGGTGGAGCGCCTGCTGGCGCGATGGCCTTGACGCGCCTTCCGGCCACGGTCTTGACGCGCCTGCCGGCCATGGTCTTGACGCGCCTGCCGGCGCGATGGCCTTGACGCGCCTGCCGGCGCGATGCCGCTGACACCCGATCTCGACGCGCTGGCGGCCGAGGCGCGGCGCTGCACGCTCTGCGCGCCGCATCTGCCGCTCGGGCCGAGGCCGATCTTCCGCGTCAGCCCGGCGGCGCGGCTGCTGATCATCAGCCAGGCGCCGGGCACCCAGGCCCACATCACCGGCATCCCTTGGAACGACAAGGCAGGGGACCGGCTGCGCGACTGGCTGGGGCTCGACCGCGCCGGCTTCTATGCCGGGGAAGTGGCGATCCTGCCGATGGGGCTGTGCTATCCGGGCCGGCTGCCGCGCGGCGGCGACGCGCCGCCACGGCCGGAATGCGCGCCGCTCTGGCAGCCGCGCCTGGGCCCGCCGATGACCGGCATTCGCCTCACCCTGCTGCTCGGCCGCTACGCCATCGCGGGCCGGCTGGGCGCGGCGGCGGCGCGCGATCTTGGCGCCACGGTGCAGGGCTTCCGGGCGCATCTGCCGGCAAAAATCTTCCCCCTGCCGCATCCCTCCTGGCGGACGAAGCTCTGGGCGGCGTCGCGCCCCTGGTTCGAGGCGGAGGTGCTGCCGGCGCTGCGGGCGGAGGTGGCGGTAGCGCTGCGCGGGGGCTAGCCCCGGCGGCGGGGTGGCGAGGCGGCGGAGGGCCTCAGCCCTCCCCCTCCAGCCGGGCGATGTCCTCGTCCGAGAAGCCGAAATGATGGCCGATCTCGTGGATCAGCACGTTGCGGACCAGGCGGAACAGATCCTCGCCGGTCTCGATCCACTCGACCAGGATCGGCTCGCGGTAGAGCAGGATCATGTCCGGCTCGGTCGGCACGCCGAGGCTGCTCTTCTCGGTCAGCGGCGTGCCGCGATACAGGCCGGTCAGCTCCCAGGGATGCTGCAGGTCGAGCGCCTCCAGCGTCTCCTCGTCCGGCACTTCCTCGACCAGGATGGCGGCGCCGCGCACGGCCTGGCGAAGCTCGGCCGGGATCGCCGCGAAGGCGGTCTCGGCCATGTCCTGCAGATCCTCGATCGAGGGGGGATGGTTGAAGCGCATGGGCACCCTTTAGCACCGGCCGGGGGCGGCGGCGACCGCCGAGGCTCCGCCGCCGCCCGCGGCTCAGCGCGGCGGCAGGGAGGGGCCGGGGCCGGGCCCCGGCTGCGGTCCGGCGGGCGGCACGACGGCGCCGGTCCCGGCGGCGGGGGTGGCGGTGGCCGGGCGCCCCTCGCGCAGCAGGTCGCGGATCTCGGCCAGCAGCTTCTCCTGCGGCGTCGGGCCGGCCGGCTTGGCCTCCTCCTTCTGGCGGATATGCAGCTTGGTCAGCACCCGCAGCAGCCAGAAGATCGCCATGGCGACGATCAGGAA includes these proteins:
- a CDS encoding NAD-dependent deacylase, which translates into the protein MSAPALIVLTGAGISAESGLATFRDPNGLWARHRIEDVATPEAFARDPARVHAFYNARRAQLRDPGVQPNDAHRALARLLAEWPGEALLVTQNVDDLHARAMPGEAAARLLPMHGELRKARCLRCGAVLPWEADLSTATPCPACGATGGLRPHVVWFGETPLGLDRIEAAMARCGLFLSVGTSGQVYPAAGFVAALRGRAETLELNLEPSLGSHLFDHAEHGPATEIVPAAVERLLARWP
- a CDS encoding uracil-DNA glycosylase family protein — translated: MPLTPDLDALAAEARRCTLCAPHLPLGPRPIFRVSPAARLLIISQAPGTQAHITGIPWNDKAGDRLRDWLGLDRAGFYAGEVAILPMGLCYPGRLPRGGDAPPRPECAPLWQPRLGPPMTGIRLTLLLGRYAIAGRLGAAAARDLGATVQGFRAHLPAKIFPLPHPSWRTKLWAASRPWFEAEVLPALRAEVAVALRGG
- a CDS encoding metallopeptidase family protein, whose protein sequence is MRFNHPPSIEDLQDMAETAFAAIPAELRQAVRGAAILVEEVPDEETLEALDLQHPWELTGLYRGTPLTEKSSLGVPTEPDMILLYREPILVEWIETGEDLFRLVRNVLIHEIGHHFGFSDEDIARLEGEG